Proteins encoded by one window of Lathyrus oleraceus cultivar Zhongwan6 chromosome 1, CAAS_Psat_ZW6_1.0, whole genome shotgun sequence:
- the LOC127104051 gene encoding uncharacterized protein LOC127104051: MRLKARTNSTNAEDMHMFSECILEVGDGKISKPNDGYAEITIPPELLLTDFEDPIEHTITSTYPNILENYTNTFFLKSRAILASTMEIVDEIIDYIINLLPGDAKEFLSNDSIDISEANDNDGFEHLTLEFLSCLKTSGLPNHSMKIKIWTCIMLIRNLDQYEGFCNGTRLTITRLVNHVIEAKIISDTHVRNTIYIHRMFLSPSQSPWSFKRIRKQFPIIISFAMIINKSQ, encoded by the exons ATGCGTTTGAAAGCAAGGACAAATTCAACCAATGCGGAAGACATGCACATGTTTTCTGAATGTATTTTAGAAGTTGGAGATGGAAAGATATCTAAACCAAATGATGGATATGCTGAAATAACTATTCCACCTGAGTTACTTCTGACTGATTTTGAGGACCCTATCGAGCATACTATTACAAGTACTTATCCTAATATCCTTGAAAATTACACAAATACATTTTTTCTTAAAAGTAGAGCTATTTTAGCATCAACCATGGAGATTGTGGATGAAATAATTGATTATATAATAAATCTTCTCCCAG GTGATGCAAAAGAATTTTTGAGTAATGACTCAATTGACATATCCGAAGCAAATGACAATGATGGTTTTGAGCATTTAACTCTTGAATTCTTAAGTTGTTTGAAAACTTCTGGATTGCCAAATCATTCAATGAAGATAAAAATTTGGACATGTATCATGTTGATAAGGAATTTGGATCAATACGAAGGATTTTGTAATGGTACAAGATTGACGATAACTAGACTAGTAAATCATGTCATCGAAGCCAAGATTATTTCAGATACCCATGTTAGAAATACTATTTACATCCATAGAATGTTTTTATCTCCTTCTCAATCTCCTTGGTCATTCAAACGTATTCGAAAACAGTTTCCAATTATTATTTCATTTGCGATGATAATAAACAAATCTCAATGA